The genomic window TATTTTTTCTGCTTTGCCATAAACTTATCCAATTTAGCAGGTAAGGGTTTAAAAATAGGTTCTTATTCTTGATATTGTATTTGTCACAAAGCTCTGAAGACAATCTATATGCCTTTATGGAATCATAAACCAATCTGAAATTGATGTTCTTTGTAACGGACTTGTCTTCAACTTCCAGCCTCATGAAATAATTGTAGACAACCTTATTATTTAAGAATAATATTCCCTTCTCGCTTTTGAAGTATGATTCCAATAGGAAGTTCAAGTCTTCAGCAGATATGCACTCCGGAAATCTGATCTTGTTTTCTTTTATCAAATCTGTTCTGTATATTTTAGTCCAGAATGATGGCAGGATTTTCAGGATAGCTATTTCATCATCCCTTTCCTCTTTAATGTCCTTAATGAATATCTCTTCATTATTTTCTTTATTTATAGGCTTTCCATAAAAGAAATGACTTAAAATGTTTTTCCAGATAAAAGCTGCTAATCCTTTCATATTGGGCCCTTCAACCAGGTCATCAAGATAATCGGCATAAGGCTTTTCTAAGCTGTCCATGTATGGAGTGTATGATTTTCTTATGATGTCTTCTTCTGGATAATGCCTTAAATATCTTCCAAAGGCTATGTCTGTATCATATTCATTGATCTTATTGTATAAGGTTTCACATGCATCCAATGGATAGCTGTCATCTGAGTCTATGAACATCAGATATTCTCCGCTCACATGATCCAATGCCACATTTCTCGGACCGAATGCCCCTCCCATGTTTTCCAGCAGATGGATGGATTTGATGGTTTCCCTATTGGTTTGAGCATTGATTCTTTCCTTATAGTCCTCTATGATTTCCTTTGTTCCGTCTGTGGAACGGTCGTTGGCTATTATTATCTCCAGGTTTTCAATCCCTATTGTCTGATTGATTACTGAATCCAAAGTGGTTGGAAGATATTTCTCTCCATTGTAAACTGGTATGATAATGCTTATCTTAAATTGGCTAATAGAAATTCCTCCTCAACTTTAAATTCTCTGAAAATGCTGAAATAGTTATTTTTTCATTTAGTTTTTATTGTTCAATTCTCTAAACATTAAGTCAATCATGTCCTTTACTGTGTATCTTTCCGGATAAATGTGCCTTACCCCATATTCGTCAAGAATCTTTCCGGTGATCGGTCCAATGGCTACTGTAAGGGTGGAGTTTGATAGCTTTTCCACTAATTTGTCTGTGTCCCTCTCATTTTCTTCAGCTATCTTGAATAGGTTCACTACAGTAAGCGGGCTTGTAAATGTTATTCCATCTATATTTTCATCAAGGATTTCATTGATTAAATTTATGAT from Methanobrevibacter sp. includes these protein-coding regions:
- a CDS encoding glycosyltransferase family 2 protein, coding for MSISQFKISIIIPVYNGEKYLPTTLDSVINQTIGIENLEIIIANDRSTDGTKEIIEDYKERINAQTNRETIKSIHLLENMGGAFGPRNVALDHVSGEYLMFIDSDDSYPLDACETLYNKINEYDTDIAFGRYLRHYPEEDIIRKSYTPYMDSLEKPYADYLDDLVEGPNMKGLAAFIWKNILSHFFYGKPINKENNEEIFIKDIKEERDDEIAILKILPSFWTKIYRTDLIKENKIRFPECISAEDLNFLLESYFKSEKGILFLNNKVVYNYFMRLEVEDKSVTKNINFRLVYDSIKAYRLSSELCDKYNIKNKNLFLNPYLLNWISLWQSRKNTKEENKIFLNEIELMEKGNRNGLKYKLILKFIKILLKIKS